The Chrysemys picta bellii isolate R12L10 chromosome 5, ASM1138683v2, whole genome shotgun sequence genome includes a window with the following:
- the HOPX gene encoding homeodomain-only protein yields the protein MATEQPMGPTEEQLEILEYNFSKVNKHPDPTTLCLIAAEAGLSEEQTLKWFKQRLAEWRKSEGLPSECGSVRD from the exons ATGGCCACCGAGCAGCCGATGGGCCCCACGGAGGAGCAGCTGGAGATCCTAGAGTATAACTTCAGCAAGGTCAACAAGCACCCAGACCCTACTACCCTCTGCCTCATCGCAGCCGAGGCGGGGCTGTCCGAAGAGCAGACCCTG AAATGGTTTAAGCAGCGCCTTGCAGAGTGGAGAAAATCCGAAGGGCTCCCTTCAGAGTGTGGATCCGTTAGAGACTAA
- the SPMAP2L gene encoding sperm microtubule associated protein 2-like isoform X1 yields the protein MAGWQPVSYFCSYSSDRIRELARPKKPKAAWENYSSRLEWGNQETIWPLSLSALTARPTPRIMFLAKPKKIFNGDLQRRCLFLYSCGRMSEIWQRPPLMDLALPSPRILKLAEPKKYQTAYLKQRPRSSPEWPMPTAALTCEASQRVLELARPKSVHPGFVLDRKVETQITDTARMTLTPPRTQRLAQPKIQKNTLCYDRGSPESMIRPVSRSAQQAVASVRTRELAKAKAVSPEYLPARDTERPVTKAAKHAVTTPRIEELSQPCKRPTANLAQFDPDAFLVKESAKKAVCSSRLQKLARPIER from the exons GATCCGAGAACTAGCAAGACCAAAGAAGCCTAAAGCAGCTTGGGAGAACTATAGTAG TAGGTTAGAATGGGGAAATCAGGAGACAATTTGGCCGCTCTCCCTGAGTGCTTTGACGGCTCGGCCAACGCCAAGAATTATGTTTCTGGCCAAACCCAAGAAAATTTTCAATGGTGACCTTCAGCGCAG GTGTCTCTTCTTGTACAGCTGTGGCCGGATGTCAGAGATCTGGCAGCGCCCACCGTTGATGGATTTAGCTTTACCGTCGCCTCGAATATTGAAGTTGGCAGAACCTAAAAAATACCAAACAGCGTATTTAAAACAAAG GCCTCGTAGTTCTCCGGAGTGGCCCATGCCAACAGCTGCACTCACCTGTGAGGCTTCCCAGCGGGTTCTAGAACTTGCGCGTCCCAAATCAGTGCATCCAGGCTTCGTGCTAGACAGAAAG GTTGAAACACAAATTACAGACACTGCGAGGATGACTCTCACCCCTCCAAGAACACAACGTCTTGCCCAGCCGAAGATTCAGAAGAATACTTTGTGTTACGACCGGGGAAGTCCCGAGTCCATGATCCGTCCA GTATCTAGGTCTGCCCAGCAAGCAGTAGCAAGTGTTCGGACACGAGAGTTGGCTAAAGCAAAAGCGGTGTCACCTGAGTATCTGCCTGCCCGTGATACTGAACGGCCAGTGACAAAGGCAGCAAAGCACGCAGTGACTACACCTAGgattgaggaactgtcccagccGTGCAAAAG GCCCACTGCGAACCTTGCTCAGTTTGATCCAGATGCCTTTTTAGTAAAGGAGTCTGCTAAGAAGGCAGTTTGCTCCAGCAGGCTTCAAAAACTAGCACGCCCTATTGAGCGCTGA
- the SPMAP2L gene encoding sperm microtubule associated protein 2-like isoform X2: MAGWQPVSYFCSYSSDRIRELARPKKPKAAWENYSSRLEWGNQETIWPLSLSALTARPTPRIMFLAKPKKIFNGDLQRSCGRMSEIWQRPPLMDLALPSPRILKLAEPKKYQTAYLKQRPRSSPEWPMPTAALTCEASQRVLELARPKSVHPGFVLDRKVETQITDTARMTLTPPRTQRLAQPKIQKNTLCYDRGSPESMIRPVSRSAQQAVASVRTRELAKAKAVSPEYLPARDTERPVTKAAKHAVTTPRIEELSQPCKRPTANLAQFDPDAFLVKESAKKAVCSSRLQKLARPIER, encoded by the exons GATCCGAGAACTAGCAAGACCAAAGAAGCCTAAAGCAGCTTGGGAGAACTATAGTAG TAGGTTAGAATGGGGAAATCAGGAGACAATTTGGCCGCTCTCCCTGAGTGCTTTGACGGCTCGGCCAACGCCAAGAATTATGTTTCTGGCCAAACCCAAGAAAATTTTCAATGGTGACCTTCAGCGCAG CTGTGGCCGGATGTCAGAGATCTGGCAGCGCCCACCGTTGATGGATTTAGCTTTACCGTCGCCTCGAATATTGAAGTTGGCAGAACCTAAAAAATACCAAACAGCGTATTTAAAACAAAG GCCTCGTAGTTCTCCGGAGTGGCCCATGCCAACAGCTGCACTCACCTGTGAGGCTTCCCAGCGGGTTCTAGAACTTGCGCGTCCCAAATCAGTGCATCCAGGCTTCGTGCTAGACAGAAAG GTTGAAACACAAATTACAGACACTGCGAGGATGACTCTCACCCCTCCAAGAACACAACGTCTTGCCCAGCCGAAGATTCAGAAGAATACTTTGTGTTACGACCGGGGAAGTCCCGAGTCCATGATCCGTCCA GTATCTAGGTCTGCCCAGCAAGCAGTAGCAAGTGTTCGGACACGAGAGTTGGCTAAAGCAAAAGCGGTGTCACCTGAGTATCTGCCTGCCCGTGATACTGAACGGCCAGTGACAAAGGCAGCAAAGCACGCAGTGACTACACCTAGgattgaggaactgtcccagccGTGCAAAAG GCCCACTGCGAACCTTGCTCAGTTTGATCCAGATGCCTTTTTAGTAAAGGAGTCTGCTAAGAAGGCAGTTTGCTCCAGCAGGCTTCAAAAACTAGCACGCCCTATTGAGCGCTGA